From a region of the Lactuca sativa cultivar Salinas chromosome 4, Lsat_Salinas_v11, whole genome shotgun sequence genome:
- the LOC128133556 gene encoding uncharacterized mitochondrial protein AtMg00810-like: MAVGTWLTPSLDKPVVDLTIYRSMIGSLLYLTASRPDIMFSVCFFIQAYSDSDFGGCSLDRKSTSGGCQLLDGKLVSWQSKKQTCVANSTAEVEYVAAIACTSQIIWIQSQLRDYAINMKKIPLCCYSQSAIHICHNPKQVLFQAKFRKNEKKVLRTSVNSEFVSN, translated from the exons atggcagttggAACATGGCTTACaccttcgttagataaacctgTTGTTGATCTTACTATATACAGGAGCATGATTGGTTCGTTGCTTTATCTAACTGCAAgtcgacctgatatcatgttttctgttt GCTTTTTCATTCAAGCATACTCAGATTCAGATTTTGGAGGTTGCAGTCttgatagaaaaagtacaagtggcGGATGTCAATTGTTAGATGGGAAGCTTGTTAGTtggcaatcgaaaaagcaaacttgtgttgcaaATTCAACTGCTGAAGTAGAGTATGTTGCGGCTATTGCTTGCACTTCTCAAATCATATGGATCCAAAGTCAATTGCGAGATTATgcaataaatatgaaaaagattccattgTGTTGTTATTCTCAAAGTGCAATacacatttgtcataatcca AAACAAGTTCTGTTCCAGGCCAAATTTCGAAAGAATGAAAAGAAGGTGTTGAGGACAAGTGTCAATTCAGAG TTTGTGTCTAATTAG